In Pikeienuella piscinae, the sequence GTCGTGACCGACGCGCTGATGCACAACCGGCCGACGATCGAGGTCGGCTTTCGCAACCAGATGCGGCTTCTCGCGCGCGACGAAACGATCTGCTACGACGAAGAGGTCCACCGCTCGGAGATGCTGACCGGCGACATGAACCGCGCCGCCGCGTTTCTGCTGAAGGCCAAGGGCAATCTCACCGAGGACGCGATCCTCGTCACCAACGCCTATTTCCACTTCTGTTCGCTGGCGATGTCGGCGCGGCAACTGGCGCGGGCGGCGCTCTTTCTCATCAAGCCGCAACATGGCGACGCCGCCTGCGCGCGGGGCCTCCACGCGCAGCGGCTGCGCGCGATCATGCGGACCTGCGGGCTTTACGACCAGTCCGGCGAATTCGCCTACCATGTCGGGATGCCGGCGAAATCCGGCGTCGGCGGCGGCATCCTCGCGGTCAATCCGACGATGGGCTACGCCGTCTGCGCCTGGTCGCCACCGCTCGACCGCTACGGCAACTCGATCGCCGCAACCGAGGCGCTGGCGCTGCTGGCGGCGAAAACCGGGGTCTGAGGGCGAAAGTGAGCGCCCTGGGCCGTCCGGGCTCCGAACGGCCGCTTCGTGCGCGAACCACGCAATGCCGCGCTTTGAACGAAACTCGGCTTACGCCTCCGTCGGCAGCGCCTTCTTCAGGAATACGATCTGAGCGTTCACGGCGGCTTCGAACTCATCGCTCGGATGCCAGAGCAACCCGAAATGACCGCCCGGGATTTCCACAAACTCCTTCTCACCCGGAATTCTCTCGAACACCGCCTTCTGCGCATCCAGGTTGCAATGCACCATCTCATCGGCCTCGCCGACCATCATTTGAACGGGCATATCCAGATGCCGCGCCGTCACGAACGGGCTACACGGCGCTTGCAGATCGGGAATGACGCGCGTCGCCCGGTTTTCCCAGCCGCTGCCATGACGACCGCCATGTTCGATGAACCAGCGATAGGCCTGGATCGGCGCCAACAGGGACGGATTGTTGATCTGGTCGGATGAGACGACTGGAATGGGACCAGTCGTCTGCTCAGGTCCCCCTTCAACGTCGCCATCCTCAAAGATCTTCTTCATGACGTTGAAGGCGCCCGCGCCGAAATCGGTCTCGGGAACCGACGCGCCGCATACCGGGATTTGCGCGACAATCGCGGAGATGTCATCGATCAATGCGCCCGCCACGAGAGCAAGACCAGCGGAAAAACTATCGCCCCAAAGCACGATCCGGCGACTTGCGGCGCGATTTCTCAGAAACGCGACAGCGTCGCGATAGCCGCGCGCCTGAATCCAGGGATTGATCTCCTGACGGGGTTCGCCACCGCTTTTTCCAAAGTTCCGATGATCGTAGAGAAGCACATCGTATCCGGCCTCGAAAATCCTCGCCGCATACAGATCTATCGCCATGGTGATCGTCGCGGTCGTCCCGTGCGTCATCACGACAATTGGGCGTAGTGGATCGCCATGCGAAAAATTGCGGCCCCGTATTTCGGCGCCTTCAGAATGAAAACTGACATTCTCGTGCATGAGTTGATCCCCCCGTCGGGGCGACCTTAAAGATTAAGTATCATGAACTCAAACAATAGCCGCGTATCGACGATTTGCATCGACGGCTCGAACGGCGGCCTTTTGCGCACGCCCGAGATCCCCGCTCAGGGTGCCCAGTGGACCTCCGCCGCGCGCGCCGCGCCGAGAACCGCGCCGACCGGCGCGACAGTCGCGTCCCGCTCGCCGAGGGCGGTCCGGAGCGCCGCGCGCTTATCCGCCCCGGCGATCAGCAGATAGAGCCGCCCCGCCCCCGCGAGCGCCGGCAGGGTCAGCGTCACGCGCGGCTCGACCGCCCCCGGCGCCGTGATCGCGGCGACCGGCGGCGCATCGGGGGCCAGCGCGGCGGAGAGGTTCGCCGCGCCCGGAAAGAGCGAGGCGCAGTGCATGTCCGCCCCCATGCCGATCACCGCCACATCGAGCGGCAGCGCCGGCGCGATGGCGGCGGAGAGCAGCGGCGCCGCGCTTTCCGGCGTCTCGCCCGCGCGCCAGAACGGCTCGAAACGCGCGCCCGTCGCCGCCGCCATCGCCCGCCGGATCATCGCCTCGTTCGAGCGTTCGTCCTCCGGCGGCGTCCAGCGCTCATCGCCCGGAAGGACGCTCACCCGCGCCCAGTCGAGCGGCGCCGCCGCCAGCGCCGAAAGGAAAGCCGCCGGCGTCGTCCCGCCCGGCGCGGCGAAGCTGGCCCGTCCCTTCGCACGAAGCGCGGCGCGCAGATCCTCCGCCACCAGCGCCGCCAGCCCGGCGGCGAGCCGGTCGCGATCGGCATGAACGATCAGCGGCGCCATCACGCGATCTCTCGCCAGCGCCGTCCGTCCTTGTGCAGGAGGATATGGCTCTCCATCGGCCCCTCCGCGCGCTGCGCGTAGGGCGCCGGCGGCGCGCGCCCCTCTTCGCAGCCCGCGATGATCGGGTCGATCCACGCCCAGGCCGCCTCCACCTCGTCGCCGCGCATGAAGAGCGTCTGGTCGCCCCGGATCACGTCCATCAGCAGGCGCTCATAGGCGTCCGGCATCCGGAACGCGTCGCCCGCGCCGGACCCGAAGCTCATGTCCAGCGGGGCGGAGACGATGCGCATCCCGCCCGGCCCCGGGTCCTTGATGTTGAGCCTGAGCTCGATCCCTTCATTCGGTTGCAGCGTGATGACCAGCGCGTTTCCCTTCAGCGCCCCGGCCGAATCGCCAAAGATCGAATGCGGCGCGTCCTTGAAGCGGATCGCGATTTCCGTATGACGCGCCTTCAGCCGCTTGCCGGTCCTGAGATAGAAGGGCGTTCCGGCCCAGCGCCAGTTCTCGACGCCGATCTTCAGCGCGATGAAACACTCGGTGCGGGACTCCGGGTCGCCCGCCTCCTCGCGATAGGCGGGGCCGTCCGGCCCGGCTTCGTATTGCCCGCGCACGATCTCCTCGTCGATCGCGGCGCCTTCGATCGGGCGCAGCGCCTTCAGCACCTTCAGCTTCTCATCGCGCACCGCGTCCGGATCGAACCGCGAAGGCGGCTCCATGGCGCTGAGGCAGAGAAGCTGCATCAGGTGGTTCTGCACCATGTCCCGCATCGCGCCGTTCTGGTCGTAATAGCCGCCACGCTCTCCGACCCCGACGCTTTCGGCGGCGGTGATCTGGACATGGTCGATATGATTGGCGTTCCAGAGCGGCTCGAAAAGCGCGTTGGCGAAGCGCAGCGCCATCAGGTTCTGCACCGTCTCCTTGCCGAGATAATGGTCGATCCGGTAAATCTGATGCTCGTCGAAATGGCTGGCGAGCTGCGCGTTCAGCGCCCGCGCGCTGGCCAGATCGCGCCCGAGCGGTTTCTCCACCACCAGCCGGGTCTCCGGCGTCACGAGCCGCCCCCTGCCGATCCGCTCGCAGATCTGCCCGAAGAACTGCGGCGCGACGGACAGGTAAAACGCGCGAGGCCGCGCCTCGCGCCCCTTCAGCTTCCGCCCGAGCGCGGCCCAGCCCGCCTCGGTCGCCGCATCGACCGGAACGTAATCGAGCATGGCGATGAAGCCTTCAACGAGATCGGGTTTCAGGTGCGATTCCGGTACGAACTCCGTCAGCGCCTCGCGGGCGAAATCCCGATAGCCGGCGCCGTCCATCCTGCGCCGCGCCGCGCCGATGATGAGCGCGTCGCCCGGCGTCTGTCCGGCGGCGAAGCGATGATAGAGCGCCGGCAGCAGCTTCCGCCGCGCAAGGTCGCCCGTGCCGCCGAAAACGATAAGGTCGAACGCTTCTACGGGAACTGTTCTCGCAACCATGAGCATCCTCCATCGCCCGGAACCCCGGTTATGCACGACGCGCGCGACCGCCGCACCCCCTTGTGAACCGCGCGCCGATGCGCAAGCTGTCGGCGACGGAAGGGAGAGATAATGCCGGAAGACAGATATGGTGAGCTTCTGACCACGAATTCCACCGCCGCCGCCGCCTATATCGACGGCGTCGACCGGTTCTTCGCCGCCGAACCCGGCGTCGAGGCTGCGTTCGAGAGCGCGATCGCGGCCGATCCGGACTTCGCCCTCGCCCAGCTCGCGCTGGCCCGTCAGCATCAGACCCGCGGTCATCGGGCCGGGATCGCCGGGCCGCTCGCCGCCGCCCGCGCCGTTCGCGGCGTCACGGCGCGTGAGGCGAGCCAGATCGAGGTTCTCGGCGCCATCCTGGAGGGGCGCGGCGCCGAGGCTTTCGCCAGAGGCCGCGAACATCTGGCGCGCTGGCCGCGCGACGCGCTCGTCGCCCAGACCGCCGTCGGCGTCTTCGGCCTGATCGGGTTTTCCGGCCAGCCGGGGCGGGAAGCGGCGCAGCTCGCCTTCACCTCCGCGCTCTTGCCGCACTATGGCGACGACTGGTGGTTCCTCGCCAGCCATGCGTGGTCGGAGATCGAGTCCGGCCGCCTCGCGGACGCCGAAGCCCATATCGAGGCGTCGCTGGCCCAGCGGCCGCGCAACGCCAACGGCGCGCATTACCGCGCGCATCTCCACTACGAGAACGGCGAGGCCGCCGCCGGTTACGCCTATCTGCGCGACTGGCGCGAGGGTTACGATCGCGACGGGATCATGCATACGCATGTTTCCTGGCATGTCGCGCTCTGGGCGCTGGCGGCAGGCGACGAGACGACCATGTGGCGTGTCTTCGACGAGGCCATCGCGCCCGGGGCTGGGTCCGGCCCGGCGCTGAACGTGCTGACCGACGCGGCGTCGCTCCTCTACCGGGCCGAGCTCGCCGGGCTCGATGTCGCCGCGGAGAAATGGCGCGCCGTCAGCGCCTACGCCCTCGCCGCCTTTCCGAAGCCCGGCCTCGCCTTCGCCGACGCCCACGCCGCGCTCGCCCACGCCATGGCCGGAGAGAGCGACGCGCTGGAACGGATCAGGACGGGCGCCGCCGGCCCGGCCGCGGATGTCGTCCGCACGCTCTCCGACGGTTTCGGCGCGCTGGCCGCCGGGCGGTGGGAGGAAGCCGCCGCGCATCTCGCCGTCGCGATGCGCGACCATGCGCGGATCGGCGGCAGCCGGGCGCAGCGCGACCTCATCGAGTTCGCCATGGCCGGCGCGCTCCTGCGGCTCGGCCGGGGGGAGGAGGCGCGCCGCCTGCTGACCATCCGCCGGCCGATGACGACGCCGGAGGCGATCAGGGGGCTCGGCGGCGCGTTCGACGCCTAGGCGGTCGGTCGGCGCCGGCGCGGCCGGCCTCTTCCCGCCCGTCAAGCGCCGCGCGCAGTTCGTTCAGCGCCGCCGAGAGGCGCTCCATCTCCGCCCGGTCGAGTCTCGTCGCGGCGAGAACGCACTCCGGCACATGCGCCGCCTTCTCCCCCAGCGCCCTGCCCTCCCCGGTCAGGACGACGGTCACGACCCGCTCGTCCGTCTTCGCCCGCTCGCGCCGGATCAGCCCCGCCGCCTCCAGCCGTTTCAGGAGCGGGGTGAGCGTGCTGCTCTCCAGCCCGAGCGCGCGACCGATCTCGCCGACGCTCAGCCCGTCCCGCGTCCAGAGCGCGGCCATCGCCAGATATTGCGGATAGGTCAGGCCCAGCGCCTCCAGCAGCGGCTGATAGACCCGGTTCAGCGCGTGATGCGCCGCGTAGATCGAGAAACAGAGCCGGGCGCGCCCGCCGAAGGGATCGGGCCCGGTCTCGGTCGTTTCAGGCGTGGCGGACTCGTCGGGATGCATGGCGCGCCTCATATCGTCATCCGTGGAGTCTATTGACTCTGTTCCGCATGATCCATACCTATCTCTCACGATTAAATCGTGTGCGACATATAACGCGC encodes:
- a CDS encoding alpha/beta hydrolase; amino-acid sequence: MHENVSFHSEGAEIRGRNFSHGDPLRPIVVMTHGTTATITMAIDLYAARIFEAGYDVLLYDHRNFGKSGGEPRQEINPWIQARGYRDAVAFLRNRAASRRIVLWGDSFSAGLALVAGALIDDISAIVAQIPVCGASVPETDFGAGAFNVMKKIFEDGDVEGGPEQTTGPIPVVSSDQINNPSLLAPIQAYRWFIEHGGRHGSGWENRATRVIPDLQAPCSPFVTARHLDMPVQMMVGEADEMVHCNLDAQKAVFERIPGEKEFVEIPGGHFGLLWHPSDEFEAAVNAQIVFLKKALPTEA
- a CDS encoding tetratricopeptide repeat protein; translation: MPEDRYGELLTTNSTAAAAYIDGVDRFFAAEPGVEAAFESAIAADPDFALAQLALARQHQTRGHRAGIAGPLAAARAVRGVTAREASQIEVLGAILEGRGAEAFARGREHLARWPRDALVAQTAVGVFGLIGFSGQPGREAAQLAFTSALLPHYGDDWWFLASHAWSEIESGRLADAEAHIEASLAQRPRNANGAHYRAHLHYENGEAAAGYAYLRDWREGYDRDGIMHTHVSWHVALWALAAGDETTMWRVFDEAIAPGAGSGPALNVLTDAASLLYRAELAGLDVAAEKWRAVSAYALAAFPKPGLAFADAHAALAHAMAGESDALERIRTGAAGPAADVVRTLSDGFGALAAGRWEEAAAHLAVAMRDHARIGGSRAQRDLIEFAMAGALLRLGRGEEARRLLTIRRPMTTPEAIRGLGGAFDA
- the pgl gene encoding 6-phosphogluconolactonase is translated as MAPLIVHADRDRLAAGLAALVAEDLRAALRAKGRASFAAPGGTTPAAFLSALAAAPLDWARVSVLPGDERWTPPEDERSNEAMIRRAMAAATGARFEPFWRAGETPESAAPLLSAAIAPALPLDVAVIGMGADMHCASLFPGAANLSAALAPDAPPVAAITAPGAVEPRVTLTLPALAGAGRLYLLIAGADKRAALRTALGERDATVAPVGAVLGAARAAEVHWAP
- the glsA gene encoding glutaminase A, which translates into the protein MQSFLEKIAAEVRPRAAEGTPAQYIPALARVDPTKFAIALMTAEGEEFVTGDADTPFSVQSISKLFTLALAMEWVGAPLWERVKREPSGMRFNSIIQLETENGVPRNPFINAGAIVVTDALMHNRPTIEVGFRNQMRLLARDETICYDEEVHRSEMLTGDMNRAAAFLLKAKGNLTEDAILVTNAYFHFCSLAMSARQLARAALFLIKPQHGDAACARGLHAQRLRAIMRTCGLYDQSGEFAYHVGMPAKSGVGGGILAVNPTMGYAVCAWSPPLDRYGNSIAATEALALLAAKTGV
- the zwf gene encoding glucose-6-phosphate dehydrogenase, giving the protein MVARTVPVEAFDLIVFGGTGDLARRKLLPALYHRFAAGQTPGDALIIGAARRRMDGAGYRDFAREALTEFVPESHLKPDLVEGFIAMLDYVPVDAATEAGWAALGRKLKGREARPRAFYLSVAPQFFGQICERIGRGRLVTPETRLVVEKPLGRDLASARALNAQLASHFDEHQIYRIDHYLGKETVQNLMALRFANALFEPLWNANHIDHVQITAAESVGVGERGGYYDQNGAMRDMVQNHLMQLLCLSAMEPPSRFDPDAVRDEKLKVLKALRPIEGAAIDEEIVRGQYEAGPDGPAYREEAGDPESRTECFIALKIGVENWRWAGTPFYLRTGKRLKARHTEIAIRFKDAPHSIFGDSAGALKGNALVITLQPNEGIELRLNIKDPGPGGMRIVSAPLDMSFGSGAGDAFRMPDAYERLLMDVIRGDQTLFMRGDEVEAAWAWIDPIIAGCEEGRAPPAPYAQRAEGPMESHILLHKDGRRWREIA
- a CDS encoding MarR family winged helix-turn-helix transcriptional regulator — protein: MRRAMHPDESATPETTETGPDPFGGRARLCFSIYAAHHALNRVYQPLLEALGLTYPQYLAMAALWTRDGLSVGEIGRALGLESSTLTPLLKRLEAAGLIRRERAKTDERVVTVVLTGEGRALGEKAAHVPECVLAATRLDRAEMERLSAALNELRAALDGREEAGRAGADRPPRRRTRRRAP